A genomic segment from Saccharicrinis carchari encodes:
- the hisC gene encoding histidinol-phosphate transaminase: MKTLEQLVRPNIKSLKPYSSARDEYSGEEAIFLDANENPFNAPYNRYPDPYQRKLKKRIAEIKAVSSDRIFLGNGSDEAIDLAFRAFCEPGIDNVLTIDPTYGMYQVAADINNIETRKVKLNADFNLDVNGLLAAADENSKLLFICSPNNPTGNSFKRADIITLLEKFEGIVILDEAYIDFVPEKSFLNELLNYPKLIILQTFSKAWGMAGIRLGMAFASPEIITVFNHIKYPYNINQLTQDKALELLKSEDAKDKWVEVLLKQREIMAEKLTGYPFVQKIYPSDANYLLIKTAAPKDIYHFLVEQNVIVRDRSSVSLCEGCLRITVGSEEENKALFDGLDRYNG, encoded by the coding sequence ATGAAAACATTAGAACAATTAGTCCGCCCCAATATAAAATCGCTAAAGCCTTATTCGTCGGCGCGCGATGAGTATTCAGGCGAAGAAGCGATATTTTTGGATGCCAATGAAAATCCTTTCAATGCGCCTTACAACCGTTATCCCGACCCCTATCAGCGTAAGCTTAAAAAGAGGATAGCGGAGATAAAAGCAGTTTCGTCCGACCGCATCTTTTTGGGCAATGGCAGCGATGAGGCTATCGACTTGGCTTTTAGGGCTTTTTGCGAGCCCGGTATCGATAATGTGCTAACCATCGATCCCACCTACGGAATGTATCAGGTAGCCGCCGATATCAATAATATTGAAACTCGAAAAGTAAAGCTTAACGCAGATTTTAACTTGGATGTAAACGGACTGTTGGCTGCAGCCGACGAAAACTCCAAGCTGCTTTTTATTTGTTCGCCTAATAACCCCACAGGCAACAGTTTTAAGAGAGCGGACATCATCACCTTGCTTGAAAAATTCGAAGGCATCGTTATTTTGGATGAGGCCTACATCGATTTTGTGCCCGAGAAAAGTTTTCTGAATGAGCTTCTGAATTATCCAAAGCTTATTATCCTTCAAACATTCAGTAAAGCCTGGGGAATGGCAGGTATTCGTTTGGGTATGGCATTTGCCTCGCCTGAAATTATTACTGTTTTTAACCATATTAAATACCCTTACAATATCAACCAGCTCACCCAGGATAAAGCACTTGAGCTATTAAAAAGTGAGGATGCTAAGGATAAGTGGGTGGAAGTGTTGTTGAAACAAAGAGAAATAATGGCTGAAAAGTTAACCGGCTATCCGTTTGTGCAAAAGATATATCCCAGCGATGCCAATTATCTGCTGATTAAAACAGCTGCCCCAAAGGATATTTATCACTTTTTGGTGGAGCAAAACGTAATTGTACGTGATCGCTCATCGGTGAGCTTATGCGAAGGCTGCTTAAGGATAACTGTTGGTTCGGAAGAAGAAAATAAAGCGCTTTTTGATGGGCTGGATAGGTATAATGGATAA
- the hisD gene encoding histidinol dehydrogenase yields MQVFEYPPKQDWKELLKRPENDLSNLFDTVRDILNDIKNKGDSAAKAYSAKFDGYASDQLMVSTKETDEACLQVSSQLKEAIGVAKRNIEEFHKAQLSPEIRVETMPGVLCRQKSVAIEKVGLYIPGGTAPLFSTVLMLAVPALIAGCKEIVLCTPPNKEGKINPVILYTASLLGLKKIFKLGGVQAIGAMAYGTERIPKVHKIFGPGNSYVTAAKQLVSLKEVAIDMPAGPSEVQVLADESANPAFVASDLLSQAEHGTDSQVILVTDSEMLIPRVQNEINKQLALLTRKEIARKALENSRIILLKNTDEMIEITNAYAPEHLIISMRDHDEIADSIVNAGSVFLGNYTPESAGDYASGTNHTLPTHGYAKAYSGVNLDSYMKKISYQKITADGIKNIGPIIEEMAAAEQLEAHKNAVTIRLESLK; encoded by the coding sequence ATGCAAGTATTTGAATATCCGCCTAAGCAAGATTGGAAAGAATTATTAAAAAGGCCAGAGAACGATTTGAGTAATCTTTTCGATACTGTAAGGGATATACTAAACGATATTAAAAATAAAGGTGACAGTGCGGCTAAAGCCTATTCGGCAAAATTCGATGGATACGCATCTGACCAGCTAATGGTATCCACCAAAGAAACCGATGAAGCATGCCTTCAGGTTTCATCTCAGTTAAAGGAGGCTATTGGTGTGGCCAAGCGCAATATTGAGGAATTTCACAAGGCACAATTAAGCCCCGAAATAAGAGTTGAAACGATGCCGGGTGTGCTATGCCGTCAGAAAAGTGTAGCCATAGAAAAAGTAGGCCTGTACATTCCGGGAGGAACGGCACCACTTTTTTCTACGGTATTGATGCTGGCCGTACCTGCCCTAATTGCCGGATGCAAAGAGATAGTGCTGTGTACCCCTCCCAATAAGGAGGGGAAAATTAATCCGGTAATTTTGTATACAGCCTCCTTACTGGGATTAAAAAAGATATTTAAGTTGGGTGGTGTGCAGGCCATAGGCGCCATGGCCTATGGAACCGAGCGTATACCCAAAGTGCACAAGATATTTGGACCGGGCAACAGTTATGTTACGGCAGCCAAGCAGTTGGTGAGCCTTAAAGAGGTGGCTATAGACATGCCTGCAGGCCCCTCGGAGGTGCAGGTGCTGGCCGATGAATCGGCTAATCCGGCTTTTGTTGCTTCTGACCTGTTGAGCCAGGCCGAACACGGCACCGATAGTCAGGTGATACTGGTAACCGACAGTGAAATGCTGATACCCCGTGTGCAAAACGAGATAAACAAACAACTTGCATTGCTCACCCGAAAAGAGATAGCCCGGAAAGCATTGGAAAATAGCCGTATCATCCTGTTAAAAAATACGGATGAAATGATAGAAATCACCAATGCCTATGCTCCAGAGCATCTTATTATTTCCATGCGCGATCACGACGAAATAGCCGACAGTATTGTTAATGCAGGATCAGTATTTCTGGGTAACTACACACCGGAAAGTGCCGGTGACTACGCATCAGGTACAAACCACACTTTGCCCACACATGGCTACGCCAAGGCATATAGCGGCGTTAACCTGGACAGCTACATGAAAAAAATAAGCTATCAGAAAATTACTGCCGACGGAATAAAAAACATAGGCCCCATTATTGAGGAGATGGCAGCGGCAGAGCAATTGGAAGCACATAAAAATGCGGTTACAATTCGCTTGGAGTCGTTGAAGTAA
- a CDS encoding YcxB family protein, producing the protein MEIKTEITRNDFLEFNKHVMYGKRLRRHFLIATVFVIIWIVLLNIGEPFDLLKVISEAVIFFAIWSLLIFIFNQISLYRIKRIPDSSGSILGEKTYLMEENGFKEISESSETLTSWEGLKEIQESKDYYFLFVDKIAAYIIPKRSFRNKMQEQDFIDAVNRKMGRY; encoded by the coding sequence ATGGAAATAAAAACTGAAATCACAAGAAATGACTTTTTGGAATTTAATAAACATGTTATGTATGGCAAAAGGCTTAGAAGACACTTTTTAATTGCCACAGTATTTGTAATTATTTGGATTGTTTTATTAAATATTGGAGAGCCTTTTGATTTACTTAAAGTAATTTCAGAAGCAGTTATTTTCTTTGCTATTTGGAGCTTACTTATTTTTATTTTTAATCAGATTAGTTTGTATAGGATCAAGAGGATACCTGACAGTAGTGGTTCAATACTGGGAGAGAAGACGTATTTAATGGAGGAAAATGGATTTAAGGAAATATCGGAATCAAGTGAAACGCTGACTAGTTGGGAGGGGTTGAAAGAAATTCAAGAATCGAAGGACTACTACTTCCTATTCGTTGACAAAATCGCTGCCTATATAATACCTAAAAGAAGCTTTCGTAATAAAATGCAAGAACAAGATTTTATAGATGCTGTTAACAGAAAAATGGGTAGGTATTAA